In one Shinella zoogloeoides genomic region, the following are encoded:
- a CDS encoding DUF1697 domain-containing protein has product MTTYVGLLHSIVLGPGKRLVMADLRAMAEELGFRNTRTLVATGNLVFDGDAAPPADIEARLEAAFRTRFGKHVDIVLRTEDAFRRLAAKNPFPDGNGPDVGIRVMRRPLGPDALARLEAIAAPDIRLALVDGDLWVDFSRKPSETKLLSHLTTKKLGIGTLRNANTVNGLCAMLG; this is encoded by the coding sequence ATGACGACATATGTCGGCCTGCTCCACTCGATCGTGCTCGGCCCCGGCAAAAGGCTGGTGATGGCGGATCTGAGGGCGATGGCGGAAGAGCTCGGCTTTCGCAACACCCGCACGCTGGTCGCGACCGGCAACCTGGTCTTCGACGGCGACGCGGCGCCGCCCGCCGATATCGAGGCGCGGCTGGAAGCGGCTTTCCGCACGCGGTTCGGAAAACATGTCGATATCGTCCTGCGCACCGAAGATGCCTTCCGCCGCCTTGCCGCCAAAAATCCGTTTCCCGACGGCAACGGCCCGGATGTCGGCATTCGCGTCATGCGCCGGCCGCTCGGGCCGGATGCGCTGGCAAGGCTCGAAGCCATCGCCGCGCCGGACATCCGCCTCGCGCTGGTCGACGGCGACCTGTGGGTCGATTTTTCCCGCAAGCCGAGCGAGACGAAGCTGCTGTCGCACCTGACGACGAAGAAGCTCGGCATCGGCACGCTGCGCAACGCCAACACCGTCAACGGCCTTTGCGCGATGCTCGGCTGA
- a CDS encoding DUF2267 domain-containing protein, translated as MSYRQASRDFDAFLIDARDIAMLQTTNQAYTMVEAVLTVFRRRLHIAEALAFADLLPPVLRAIFVSNWDAGAPVQPFADRAALTREVLAFRGDHNVSPASSIADVAAALRRHVDPDAFERGLARLPPEARAYWQ; from the coding sequence ATGTCCTACCGCCAGGCCTCCCGCGATTTCGACGCCTTCCTCATCGACGCACGCGACATTGCCATGCTGCAGACGACCAACCAGGCCTATACGATGGTGGAGGCGGTGCTGACCGTGTTCCGCCGCCGCCTTCATATCGCCGAGGCGCTTGCCTTCGCGGACCTGCTGCCGCCGGTGCTGCGCGCCATCTTCGTGTCCAACTGGGATGCGGGCGCGCCCGTCCAGCCATTTGCCGACCGCGCGGCGCTGACCCGCGAGGTGCTGGCCTTCCGGGGCGATCACAACGTCTCTCCCGCATCGTCCATCGCCGATGTCGCCGCCGCGCTGCGCCGCCATGTCGACCCCGACGCCTTCGAGCGCGGACTGGCGCGCCTGCCGCCCGAGGCGAGGGCCTACTGGCAATGA
- the yidD gene encoding membrane protein insertion efficiency factor YidD produces MCDAPDCRHAAPRRAYKGRNWNGPFRKTPGRLFGMGFIRLYQLTLSGFIGNSCRHLPTCSEYGYEAVARHGLWRGGFMALFRVARCGPGGTHGFDPVPEVLDSRFRWWAPWRLWRVSRAAKG; encoded by the coding sequence ATGTGTGACGCCCCCGACTGCCGCCACGCCGCCCCGCGCCGCGCCTACAAGGGGCGCAACTGGAACGGCCCGTTCCGCAAGACGCCGGGGCGGCTGTTCGGCATGGGGTTCATCCGCCTCTACCAGCTGACGCTCTCCGGCTTCATCGGCAACTCCTGCCGGCACCTGCCGACTTGCTCGGAATATGGCTACGAGGCGGTGGCGCGGCATGGGCTTTGGCGGGGGGGATTCATGGCGCTGTTCCGCGTCGCGCGCTGCGGGCCGGGCGGCACGCATGGCTTCGATCCCGTGCCGGAGGTGCTGGACAGCCGGTTCCGATGGTGGGCGCCGTGGCGGCTGTGGCGCGTCTCCAGGGCCGCGAAGGGGTGA
- a CDS encoding iron-sulfur cluster assembly scaffold protein, with amino-acid sequence MMDDIYNSRILEFAGNIPRIGTLADADGEAGAHSKLCGSRVKVYLKLDGDRVSDFAHEVKACALGQASSSVMARHIVGASVGEIRQAREDMLAMLKADGEGPTGRFEDMRFLKPVKDYKARHASTMLTFDAVVDAIGQIEAKRLEKAG; translated from the coding sequence ATGATGGACGATATCTATAACAGCCGTATCCTCGAGTTCGCCGGCAACATCCCGCGCATCGGCACGCTGGCGGATGCGGACGGCGAGGCGGGCGCCCATTCCAAGCTCTGCGGCTCGCGGGTGAAGGTGTATCTCAAGCTCGACGGCGACCGCGTCAGCGATTTCGCGCACGAGGTGAAGGCCTGCGCGCTCGGCCAGGCGTCGTCCTCGGTCATGGCGCGCCACATCGTCGGCGCGAGTGTCGGCGAAATCCGGCAGGCGCGCGAGGACATGCTCGCCATGCTGAAGGCCGACGGCGAGGGGCCGACGGGCCGCTTCGAGGACATGCGCTTCCTGAAACCCGTCAAGGACTACAAGGCCCGCCACGCCTCCACCATGCTGACCTTCGACGCGGTGGTGGACGCCATCGGCCAGATCGAGGCGAAGCGCCTGGAAAAGGCAGGGTGA
- the folE gene encoding GTP cyclohydrolase I FolE, producing MDAIVTNFPRIDDQSDRPSQKEAEEAVRVLLRWAGDDPQREGLLDTPARVAKSYRELFSGYDLAAEDVLGRTFEEVAGYDDMVLVKDIPFFSHCEHHMVPIIGKAHVAYLPNGRVLGLSKIARVVEIFGRRLQTQETMTAQIARSIDETLNPRGVAVMIEAEHMCMAMRGIQKQGSTTLTTTFTGAFKTEPTEQVRFMTMIRS from the coding sequence ATGGACGCCATAGTCACCAATTTTCCGCGCATCGACGACCAGTCGGACCGCCCCTCCCAGAAGGAGGCGGAAGAGGCCGTTCGCGTGCTGTTGCGCTGGGCGGGCGATGATCCGCAGCGCGAAGGCCTGCTCGATACCCCTGCCCGCGTCGCCAAGTCCTATCGCGAACTGTTCTCCGGCTACGACCTTGCCGCCGAGGACGTTCTCGGCCGCACCTTCGAGGAGGTCGCCGGCTATGACGACATGGTGCTGGTGAAGGACATCCCGTTCTTCTCGCATTGCGAGCACCACATGGTGCCGATCATCGGCAAGGCGCATGTCGCATACCTGCCGAACGGCCGGGTGCTGGGCCTTTCCAAGATCGCCCGCGTGGTGGAAATCTTCGGCCGCCGCCTGCAAACGCAGGAGACGATGACCGCGCAGATCGCCCGCTCGATCGACGAGACCCTGAACCCGCGCGGCGTCGCCGTGATGATCGAGGCCGAGCATATGTGCATGGCCATGCGCGGCATCCAGAAACAGGGCTCGACAACGCTCACCACCACCTTTACCGGTGCCTTCAAGACCGAGCCGACCGAACAGGTCCGGTTCATGACGATGATCCGGAGCTAG
- the hisI gene encoding phosphoribosyl-AMP cyclohydrolase, which yields MPITFQAPSKDKAELETGAAFTPRFDENGLVTAVVTDVKDGELLMVAHMNAQSLALTIETGIAHYWSRSRKALWKKGETSGNLQTVVELRTDCDQDAVWLKVSVAGHDATCHTGRRSCFYRTVSNGPDGAVLAITGGEPQFDPAAIYSKN from the coding sequence ATGCCGATCACCTTCCAAGCCCCCTCCAAGGACAAGGCCGAACTCGAAACGGGCGCGGCCTTCACCCCACGCTTCGACGAGAACGGCCTCGTCACCGCCGTCGTGACCGATGTGAAGGACGGCGAGCTGCTGATGGTCGCCCACATGAACGCGCAATCGCTGGCGCTGACCATCGAGACCGGCATCGCCCACTACTGGAGCCGCTCGCGCAAGGCGCTGTGGAAGAAGGGCGAGACCTCCGGCAACCTGCAGACCGTCGTCGAGCTTCGCACGGATTGCGACCAGGACGCCGTATGGCTGAAGGTCTCGGTCGCCGGCCACGACGCGACCTGCCACACCGGCCGCCGCTCCTGCTTCTACCGCACCGTTTCCAACGGTCCCGATGGCGCGGTGCTGGCGATCACCGGCGGCGAGCCGCAATTCGATCCAGCGGCGATCTACAGCAAAAATTAA
- a CDS encoding patatin-like phospholipase family protein, producing MLNWSFNRSLVTADASDPGGPSMNDMSHIPAPATPRKSKIALALGGGAARGWAHIGVLRALDEEGIEIGMIAGTSIGALVGGCYLAGKLDELETFARSLTMRRIASLLDFTIRGSGLFGGMRLTKRMQEHLENLSIEDLDRPFVAVATEVNSGHEVWITSGTLITALRASYALPGIFEPIKCNNRTLVDGALVNPVPVSVCRAHEEPLVVAVNLNYDLYGRSAVIKLNAGPQKIEEPRQEDGAARLGLTSVMVQSFNIIQDRISRARLAGDPPDLSLHPKLSDIGLSEFHRAGESIDRGYLEAKARIAEIKRMQEMVMAR from the coding sequence ATGCTGAACTGGAGTTTCAATCGTAGTCTCGTAACGGCGGATGCATCGGATCCTGGCGGACCTTCCATGAACGACATGTCCCATATTCCCGCGCCGGCCACGCCGCGCAAATCCAAGATCGCACTGGCGCTCGGCGGCGGTGCCGCCCGAGGCTGGGCCCATATCGGCGTTCTCAGGGCGCTGGACGAGGAAGGCATCGAGATCGGCATGATCGCGGGCACCTCGATCGGCGCGCTGGTCGGCGGCTGTTATCTTGCCGGCAAGCTGGACGAACTGGAGACCTTCGCCCGTTCGCTCACCATGCGCCGCATCGCCAGCCTGCTCGACTTCACCATCCGCGGCTCCGGCCTCTTCGGCGGCATGCGGCTGACCAAGCGCATGCAGGAGCATCTGGAAAACCTCTCCATCGAGGATCTCGACCGCCCGTTCGTCGCGGTGGCGACGGAGGTCAACAGCGGCCACGAGGTGTGGATCACAAGCGGCACGCTGATCACCGCGCTGCGCGCTTCCTATGCCCTGCCGGGCATCTTCGAGCCGATCAAGTGCAACAACCGCACGCTGGTCGACGGCGCGCTGGTGAACCCGGTCCCCGTTTCGGTCTGCCGGGCCCATGAGGAGCCGCTGGTGGTCGCCGTCAACCTCAACTACGACCTCTACGGCCGCTCCGCCGTGATCAAGCTCAATGCCGGCCCGCAGAAGATCGAGGAGCCCCGGCAGGAAGACGGCGCCGCGCGCCTCGGCCTCACCAGCGTGATGGTGCAGTCCTTCAACATCATCCAGGACCGCATTTCGCGGGCGCGCCTTGCCGGCGATCCGCCGGACCTCTCGCTGCATCCCAAGCTGTCGGATATCGGGCTCTCGGAATTCCATCGCGCGGGCGAATCGATCGACCGCGGCTACCTTGAAGCCAAGGCGCGCATTGCCGAGATCAAGCGCATGCAGGAGATGGTGATGGCGCGCTGA
- a CDS encoding CBS domain-containing protein: MYVKTILDEKGRNVVTGGPQLTVKQAAVYLHENHIGAIVIVDRNDRIAGIVTERDIVAAVARNGAECLDKPISSIMWGNVYRCEEDQGVNELMEMMSKLRARHIPVEKDGRLVGIVSIGDVVKSHIRAIQHEADAIKAYISS; this comes from the coding sequence ATGTATGTAAAGACGATACTGGACGAAAAAGGCCGCAACGTCGTGACCGGCGGTCCGCAGCTCACCGTAAAACAGGCTGCCGTCTATCTTCATGAAAACCATATCGGCGCCATTGTCATCGTCGATCGCAACGACCGCATCGCGGGCATTGTGACCGAGCGCGACATCGTGGCCGCCGTGGCCCGCAACGGGGCCGAATGCCTGGACAAGCCCATTTCCTCCATCATGTGGGGCAACGTCTATCGCTGCGAAGAAGACCAGGGCGTCAACGAACTCATGGAAATGATGAGCAAGCTGCGTGCCCGCCATATCCCGGTGGAAAAGGACGGGCGCCTCGTCGGCATCGTCTCGATCGGCGACGTGGTGAAATCCCACATCCGTGCCATCCAGCACGAAGCCGACGCGATCAAGGCCTATATCTCCAGCTAA
- a CDS encoding rhomboid family intramembrane serine protease encodes MRNDGIGVEGGGPEVRKREPAFNLPGSLVFVLGLLTLIHIVRTYLLSVPTDEFVLLHFGFIPGRYIIPFAEQDYGWLWSPVTYSLLHGGWEHLVFNAFWMVAFGAPVVRRIGLLRFFLFWCLCAAAAVAFHTALHWGEMILVVGASGVVSGLMGAAARFVFSPSGRISRQFAHLNRRLTIPEALSNRSVLVFSGIWFLTNFLIGFGQIFGSVSGGAIAWEAHIGGFLFGFLFFPLFDVASAESRRD; translated from the coding sequence ATGCGTAACGACGGCATTGGCGTTGAAGGGGGCGGGCCCGAGGTCCGCAAGCGGGAACCGGCCTTCAACCTGCCGGGAAGCCTTGTCTTCGTGCTCGGCCTGCTGACCCTCATCCATATCGTGCGCACCTATCTCCTGTCGGTTCCGACCGACGAGTTCGTGCTGCTGCACTTCGGGTTCATACCGGGGCGCTACATCATTCCCTTCGCAGAACAGGATTACGGCTGGCTCTGGAGCCCGGTCACCTATTCGCTGCTGCATGGCGGCTGGGAGCATCTGGTGTTCAACGCTTTCTGGATGGTCGCTTTCGGCGCGCCCGTCGTGCGCCGCATCGGCCTTCTCCGCTTCTTCCTGTTCTGGTGTCTTTGCGCCGCCGCGGCCGTGGCCTTTCACACAGCACTGCACTGGGGCGAGATGATCCTCGTCGTCGGCGCTTCCGGCGTCGTTTCCGGCCTGATGGGCGCGGCGGCCCGCTTCGTGTTCTCGCCGAGCGGGCGCATCAGCCGGCAGTTCGCCCATCTCAACCGGCGGCTAACCATTCCCGAGGCACTTTCCAACCGGTCCGTGCTGGTGTTTTCGGGCATCTGGTTCCTCACCAACTTCCTCATCGGCTTCGGCCAGATCTTCGGTTCGGTCTCCGGCGGCGCGATCGCCTGGGAAGCGCATATCGGCGGTTTCCTTTTCGGTTTCCTCTTTTTCCCGCTCTTCGACGTCGCAAGCGCCGAAAGCCGCCGCGATTAA
- a CDS encoding PAS domain-containing protein, translating to MQTKAATALYDYWTRQRGERTVPLRSTIEPADIAPILPDIFILESGRMHASRFRLAGTRFCAQFGRELKGMDFDALFAPDQRSRVARIAENVMTQAAPAILDIQLVDGTLDTTDAEIVLLPLATKGKAADRIIGAFAPLPGQRQPLSAFRYATLSGLSVVDPERPQEPAGNRPSIAMPTSVMAVRPAGFGQTVSRVMHLRIFEGGRKIGNAREG from the coding sequence ATGCAGACGAAAGCCGCGACGGCTCTTTACGATTATTGGACACGCCAGCGCGGCGAGCGCACCGTGCCGTTGCGAAGCACCATAGAGCCCGCAGACATCGCACCGATCCTCCCCGATATTTTCATTCTGGAAAGCGGGCGGATGCATGCATCGCGCTTTCGCCTCGCCGGCACGCGCTTTTGCGCGCAGTTCGGGCGGGAGTTGAAGGGCATGGATTTCGACGCGCTTTTTGCACCCGACCAGCGCAGCCGCGTTGCGCGGATCGCCGAGAACGTCATGACGCAGGCCGCGCCGGCGATCCTCGATATCCAACTCGTCGATGGCACGCTGGATACGACCGACGCGGAAATCGTGCTGCTGCCGCTGGCGACCAAGGGCAAGGCCGCCGATCGCATCATCGGCGCCTTCGCTCCCCTGCCCGGCCAGCGCCAGCCGCTGTCGGCCTTCCGTTATGCCACGCTGAGCGGGCTGTCGGTCGTCGATCCCGAACGCCCCCAGGAGCCGGCCGGCAACCGGCCGTCGATCGCCATGCCCACCTCCGTCATGGCCGTGCGGCCGGCGGGCTTCGGCCAGACGGTAAGCCGGGTCATGCACCTTCGCATCTTCGAGGGCGGACGGAAGATAGGCAATGCGCGCGAGGGTTAG
- a CDS encoding PilZ domain-containing protein: MYSFQQASPAARKPQADQRSFQRVSVNLSGRLMLASHDEYDCTVLDMSPGDASFTCEARPRMGERIIAYVNHLGRIEGTVALLNERGFVIVLNATDRKREKLAAQLTWIANKHELGLPEDRRHDRLTPRNTRTELMLDDGRRYPCRIIDLSLSGAAVDIDVRPALGTPVQLGNMKGRVVRHFQEGVAIEFSSVQPKEALTAFL, translated from the coding sequence ATGTATTCTTTCCAGCAAGCATCGCCCGCCGCCAGGAAACCGCAAGCCGACCAACGCAGCTTCCAGCGCGTCTCGGTGAACCTGTCGGGCCGGCTGATGCTCGCCAGCCACGACGAATACGACTGCACCGTGCTCGACATGTCGCCGGGCGACGCAAGCTTCACCTGCGAAGCCCGCCCGCGCATGGGCGAACGCATCATCGCCTATGTCAACCATCTCGGCCGCATCGAAGGCACCGTGGCCCTGCTCAACGAGCGCGGTTTCGTGATCGTGCTGAACGCGACGGACCGCAAGCGCGAAAAACTCGCCGCCCAGCTCACCTGGATCGCCAACAAGCATGAGCTCGGCCTGCCCGAGGATCGCCGCCACGACCGCCTCACCCCGCGCAACACACGCACGGAACTGATGCTCGACGACGGACGGCGCTATCCCTGCCGCATCATCGACCTCTCGCTTTCCGGCGCCGCCGTCGACATCGACGTTCGCCCGGCGCTCGGCACGCCCGTCCAGCTCGGCAACATGAAGGGCCGGGTCGTTCGCCATTTCCAGGAAGGCGTCGCCATCGAGTTTTCCTCCGTGCAGCCGAAGGAAGCCCTCACCGCGTTCCTGTAG
- a CDS encoding transglutaminase-like cysteine peptidase: MTKKIKTGTFAFLFSLVAAQAALALPANIPLAGATNQPIGHYEFCKQFSDECRPTGKDAGPLKLTQENWKTILNVNYAANTEYVPMTDMEIYGVEEQWTYPEAAADCEDYVLVKRKRLIEAGIAPSNLLITVVLQPNGEGHAVLTVRTDRGDFVLDNMRNKVLLWSETEYRFLKRQSSANAGKWVKLQDGRAEAVGSVK; this comes from the coding sequence ATGACAAAAAAGATCAAGACAGGGACGTTTGCCTTCCTCTTCTCTCTGGTGGCGGCACAGGCCGCCCTGGCTCTGCCGGCCAACATTCCGCTGGCGGGCGCCACCAACCAGCCCATCGGCCACTATGAATTCTGCAAGCAGTTCAGCGACGAATGCCGCCCGACCGGCAAGGACGCCGGCCCGCTCAAGCTGACGCAGGAAAACTGGAAGACGATCCTCAACGTCAACTATGCGGCCAACACCGAATACGTGCCGATGACCGACATGGAAATCTACGGCGTTGAGGAGCAGTGGACCTATCCGGAAGCGGCGGCCGACTGCGAGGACTACGTGCTCGTCAAGCGCAAGCGCCTGATCGAAGCCGGCATTGCGCCCTCCAACCTGCTGATCACCGTCGTCCTCCAGCCGAACGGCGAAGGCCATGCCGTGCTGACCGTCCGCACCGACCGCGGCGACTTCGTGCTCGACAACATGCGCAACAAGGTCCTGCTCTGGTCGGAGACCGAATACCGCTTCCTGAAGCGCCAGTCGTCGGCCAATGCCGGCAAGTGGGTGAAGCTGCAAGACGGTCGCGCCGAGGCTGTCGGTAGCGTCAAGTAA
- a CDS encoding SPOR domain-containing protein: MKSNVVSRSVFRDFLPRSRQAVANAAKGLVMIGMVATVAFATPAAAAPKYAGIVIDAKTGKVLYSEDADELRYPASLTKMMTLYLTFEALEAGKIRLNTKVPFSKNAASEPPTKLGVGTGRSITVEQAILGLITRSANDASTALAEFLGGSEERFARIMTQKARALGMTRTVYRNANGLPNTAQVTTARDQARLGIALRQHFPQYYDYFSTSSFRFGKQVIRGHNRLLGTVRGVDGIKTGYTRASGYNLVTSAIADGRSVVGVVMGGRSGGSRDQQMRKLIAAYMPKASRRGGGDLIAETKDAPTLTAEVATQAVTASVRGGGLDLPENGPVPTYRYNESRIETAYAATSATASEVVGKRALAATLKIQREAAVPPEELTEQGDTGGVDELTTSAVSETALSGWVIQIGATPDRDQAQKLLSKAQDQGGKALSSAKPFTVAVNSGSEQLYRARFGGFDNQDRAATACKVLKRKGFACWASQQ; the protein is encoded by the coding sequence ATGAAGAGTAACGTAGTGTCCCGTTCCGTATTTCGCGATTTCCTTCCCCGTTCCCGCCAGGCAGTTGCCAATGCGGCGAAAGGTCTGGTGATGATCGGGATGGTCGCCACTGTCGCCTTCGCGACGCCGGCGGCCGCCGCTCCGAAATATGCTGGCATCGTCATCGATGCGAAAACCGGCAAGGTGCTCTATAGCGAGGATGCCGACGAACTGCGCTATCCGGCGTCGCTCACCAAGATGATGACGCTGTACCTCACCTTCGAGGCGCTCGAGGCCGGCAAGATCCGCCTCAATACCAAGGTGCCCTTCTCGAAGAACGCCGCCAGCGAGCCCCCGACCAAGCTCGGCGTCGGCACGGGCAGGTCCATCACCGTGGAACAGGCGATCCTCGGCCTCATCACGCGTTCGGCCAACGATGCCTCCACGGCGCTTGCCGAATTCCTCGGCGGCTCGGAAGAGCGTTTCGCCCGCATCATGACGCAGAAGGCGCGTGCGCTCGGCATGACGCGCACCGTCTACCGCAACGCCAACGGCCTTCCCAACACCGCGCAGGTAACGACCGCGCGTGACCAGGCCCGCCTCGGCATCGCGCTGCGCCAGCACTTCCCGCAATACTACGACTATTTCTCGACTAGCAGCTTCCGTTTCGGCAAGCAGGTCATCCGTGGCCACAACCGCCTGCTCGGCACCGTGCGCGGCGTCGACGGCATCAAGACGGGCTATACCCGCGCATCGGGCTACAACCTCGTGACCTCGGCGATTGCCGATGGCCGCAGCGTCGTCGGCGTCGTCATGGGCGGCCGTTCGGGCGGCTCTCGCGACCAGCAGATGCGCAAGCTCATCGCCGCCTACATGCCGAAGGCCTCGCGCCGCGGCGGTGGCGACCTGATCGCCGAGACCAAGGACGCCCCGACGCTGACCGCCGAAGTCGCTACGCAGGCCGTGACCGCTTCGGTCCGCGGCGGCGGCCTGGATCTGCCGGAAAACGGCCCGGTCCCGACCTACCGCTACAATGAAAGCCGCATCGAGACCGCCTATGCCGCAACGTCTGCCACGGCCTCGGAAGTGGTCGGCAAGCGGGCGCTGGCCGCAACGCTGAAGATCCAGCGCGAAGCCGCCGTTCCGCCGGAAGAGCTGACGGAACAGGGCGACACCGGCGGCGTCGACGAATTGACCACCTCGGCCGTCTCCGAAACCGCGCTCTCCGGCTGGGTGATCCAGATCGGCGCGACGCCGGACCGCGACCAGGCCCAGAAGCTGCTCTCGAAGGCACAGGACCAGGGCGGCAAGGCCCTCTCCAGCGCAAAGCCCTTCACCGTGGCCGTCAACAGCGGCAGCGAACAGCTCTACCGTGCCCGCTTCGGCGGCTTCGACAACCAGGATCGCGCGGCAACCGCCTGCAAGGTGCTGAAGCGCAAGGGCTTCGCCTGCTGGGCCAGCCAACAGTAA
- a CDS encoding DUF1489 family protein, producing MALHLIKLCVGADSIEDLREWVSERALIAMAAGMEPHSSHITRMVPKRDQDLLDGGSLYWVIKGQVQARQQLLGIKTFTDADGISRCELVLGPEVVETELQPRRAFQGWRYLPDEDAPRDLKNMGEGAADLPLELRRELAELGLL from the coding sequence ATGGCCCTGCATCTCATCAAACTCTGTGTCGGCGCGGACTCGATCGAGGATCTGCGCGAATGGGTGTCCGAACGCGCGCTGATCGCGATGGCGGCGGGCATGGAACCGCATTCCAGCCACATCACCCGCATGGTTCCCAAGCGCGACCAGGACCTGCTCGACGGCGGTTCACTCTATTGGGTCATCAAGGGGCAGGTGCAGGCCCGCCAGCAATTGCTCGGCATCAAGACCTTCACGGATGCCGACGGCATCTCGCGCTGCGAGCTGGTGCTCGGGCCGGAAGTCGTCGAAACCGAGCTCCAGCCGCGCCGCGCCTTCCAGGGCTGGCGCTACCTGCCGGACGAGGACGCGCCGCGCGACCTCAAGAACATGGGCGAGGGCGCCGCGGACCTGCCGCTGGAACTGCGCCGAGAACTCGCCGAACTCGGGCTTCTTTGA
- a CDS encoding L-serine ammonia-lyase: protein MFLSVFDVFKIGIGPSSSHTMGPMSAANRFLDLILSSDWPRPSGAQVATIRMSLHGSLAYTGVGHGSDRAVILGLMGERPDSVDPDRMDEIVAEVERTGRITPPGHPGYAFQPKTDLIFDKKNPLPGHANGMTFSAYDRDDRLLLKRIYYSVGGGFVVTDTELEQMRASKARASDKKVPFPFASAKQMLEMAERSGMTIAQMKRANEEATMSREELDAGLDRIWTAMKSCIDRGLKNEGIMPGGLKVRRRARSIHDKLQEEWRSNKANPLLANDWLSVYAMAVNEENAAGGRVVTSPTNGAAGVVPATIRYYLHFHEDADQDGIRDYLLTAAAVGGIIKHNASISGAEVGCQGEVGSASAMAAAGLAAVMGGTPEQVENAAEIALEHHLGMTCDPIAGLVQVPCIERNALGAVKAVTAASLALKGDGVHFVPLDACIETMRQTGVDMNEKYKETSTGGLAVNVVEC from the coding sequence ATGTTTCTTTCGGTTTTCGATGTTTTCAAGATTGGTATCGGGCCGTCGAGCTCCCACACGATGGGGCCGATGTCGGCGGCGAACCGCTTTCTGGACCTGATTCTCTCCTCCGACTGGCCGCGCCCGTCCGGCGCGCAGGTGGCGACGATCCGCATGAGCCTGCACGGCTCGCTCGCCTATACCGGCGTCGGCCACGGTTCCGACCGCGCGGTCATTCTCGGCCTGATGGGTGAGCGGCCGGATTCGGTCGATCCGGACCGGATGGACGAGATCGTCGCCGAGGTCGAGCGCACCGGCCGAATCACGCCGCCCGGTCATCCCGGCTATGCCTTCCAGCCGAAGACCGACCTGATCTTCGACAAGAAGAACCCGCTGCCCGGCCATGCCAACGGCATGACCTTCTCCGCCTATGACCGCGACGACCGCCTGCTCCTCAAGCGCATCTACTATTCCGTCGGCGGCGGCTTCGTCGTCACCGATACGGAACTCGAGCAGATGCGGGCCAGCAAGGCGCGCGCGAGCGACAAGAAGGTGCCGTTCCCCTTCGCTTCCGCAAAGCAGATGCTCGAAATGGCCGAACGCTCGGGCATGACGATCGCCCAGATGAAGCGCGCCAACGAGGAAGCGACCATGTCGCGCGAGGAGCTGGATGCTGGCCTCGACCGCATCTGGACGGCGATGAAGAGCTGCATCGACCGCGGCCTGAAGAACGAGGGCATCATGCCCGGCGGGCTGAAGGTCCGCCGCCGCGCCCGCTCCATCCATGACAAGCTGCAGGAGGAGTGGCGCTCCAACAAGGCGAACCCGCTGCTGGCCAACGACTGGCTCTCCGTCTACGCCATGGCCGTCAACGAAGAGAATGCGGCGGGCGGGCGCGTCGTCACCTCGCCGACCAACGGCGCGGCCGGTGTCGTGCCCGCCACGATCCGCTACTACCTGCATTTCCACGAGGATGCCGATCAGGACGGCATTCGCGACTACCTGCTGACGGCCGCCGCGGTCGGCGGTATCATCAAGCACAATGCCTCGATCTCGGGCGCCGAGGTCGGCTGTCAGGGGGAGGTGGGCTCCGCCTCCGCCATGGCCGCCGCCGGTCTTGCGGCAGTGATGGGCGGCACGCCGGAACAGGTGGAAAACGCCGCGGAAATCGCGCTGGAACACCATCTCGGCATGACCTGCGATCCCATTGCCGGCCTCGTGCAGGTGCCCTGCATCGAGCGCAACGCGCTCGGTGCGGTGAAGGCGGTGACGGCCGCCTCGCTCGCGCTCAAGGGTGACGGCGTGCATTTCGTGCCGCTCGACGCCTGCATCGAGACGATGCGCCAGACGGGCGTCGACATGAACGAGAAGTACAAGGAAACCTCCACCGGCGGCCTTGCCGTCAACGTGGTGGAGTGCTGA